Below is a window of uncultured Fretibacterium sp. DNA.
TCGTCCCTCAGCACGTGCCCCAGATAGACCGGCGAGCGCCCCAGAAACTGATGGGACGCCGTCAATATACGCCCGGCCACCTCCCGCGCCTCGCCGCCGCTGTTCGCCATGTTGACGACGAGCAGGAGCTCCTTCCCCTCGGGCGAGGCCCCCTCCAGGGACTTGAGAACCCCATAGGCGTCCCGGACCGATGTGGGCTCCGGCGTCGTGACCAGGATCGTCGTATCCGCCGCCAGAGCAAAGGCCAGGACCCCTTTATGGATTCCCGCCCCCGTGTCCAGAACCACGATGTCGGCCCTGTTCTCCAGCAGCCCCAGGGAGTCGATGACCCCCGTGAGCTCCGTATCGTCCAGGTCAGCCAGGTCCTTCAGCCCGGACCCCCCCGGCAGGATCTCCACATTCTCCTCCAGGGGCACAACGATCTCGTCGAGGCGCCTGCTGCCGTCGACGACGTGGGACAGGTTGAACCGGCTGCCGATTCCACAGAGAAGGTCGATGTTCGCCATCCCCAGATCCGCGTCCAACAGGACGACCCTGTTCCCTCCATCGGCCAGAGCGCAGGTCAGGGCAAGCGCCAGATTGCTCTTGCCCACGCCCCCCTTGCCGCTGAGAACCGCGACCGTCCTGGGACCGTTACCGCGGTGCTGATGGACCTCCCGCCTCTGGGCCTCGACCAGGCGCCGAAGGTCCCCGGCCTGATCCGACAGGGCGAGGTTCATGCCATCCGCCGCCCGCGGTCCGACGACATCACAAGGTCCGCAATTCGCCTGCCCGACGCCGTCTCGATATCGTTCGGGACGTTCTGCCCGACCGTGAGGAAGGAGACGGGACGTCCCAGGGTCTGCTGCACGCTGAACACGGCCCCGTAACTGACCGTCTCGTCCAGCTTGGTGAAGAGCAGATGGGAAACCGGGATATCCGGGACATGCTCCACGACGTCCATCATGTCCCTGTACTTCATGTTGGCCGCGAGGACGAGGTGTACCGCGTCGGGCGCGAAGGCATCGTAGAGCGTCTCGAAGGCCTCCAGACTCCTGCGGTCCCTCTGGGCCCGCCCCGCCGTATCCAGCAGTACGAGGTCAGCCTCCGGGTGCTCGTCCAACACCGAGGGGAAGCTGTCCGCGCCAAAGACCACCTCCAGAGGTACCCCCAGTATCTTAGCATAGGTGCGCAGCTGATCGACCGCAGCGATGCGATAGGTATCGCTGGTGAGGAGCAGGACGTTCCGATGCTCCAGAAGCGCCTGGACCGCGGCCAGCTTGGCTATTGTCGTCGTCTTTCCGACGCCCGTGGGCCCCAGGAACATCACCTTGCGGCCCCCCGCGGCCTCGCCCCCCCCGTCCCCCGAGCACGGGATCCTCGACGCCAGCCAGTCGCCGAAGGGGAGGGACCCGTCCGAGGCCCCGTAATCCGCCAGCAGCTTCTCTATAATTCCCTCGTCGACCTCGGCGGCCCGCAGCCGTTCCTCAATATCCTGCCCCTCCCCAGCATCCGGACCTCCTGCCGAGCTGGACACGGGCAGCCCCGCACGAAAGGCCGTATCGGCCCTCGCAGGCTGGGGCCCCGGAGCCTGAGTTTTTGGGACCCCAAGGCGCTCCATCAGCGTGTCCAGGCGCTGCGACAGCGCGCCGACCTCATCCTTCAGCATCTGAGCCTCGGAGACGGGAAGCGCCCCCTCCTGCCTGACGCGCCGAGCGCTGTCCAGCCCCTCGGAGGAGAGCTGGACGCTGTCCCCGTCCGCGGAGGACGCGACCCCTCCCCTGAGCGCGGTATAGGCCGACCTGGCGGACTCAGCCTGTGGAGGAGGGGGGGACGGAACGACTCCGGAGGAGCGCTCCTTGAACTCCATGAGCTTCTGAAAGGCAATGAGGCTTTCACGGCGCGCGAGGTCGTCGTCCCGGGCATCCCTGGCGCGGGGCTCTTTTTTGGGTTTGGTCTCCTCCTCCAGGATGCCGGCCGTCACCATCAGGACCGAACGCTGGAAGAAACCCAGGACCCCTCCGACGCGCACCACCCGCGTGGAGAGGATCACCGCGTCCTTGCCCAGCCGCTCAGCCGCCAGTTTCAGGGCATCCGCGTCGTCCTTGGCCTCGAAGGAGATCTGATTGACAACCCGCATCTATTCCACCATTCCCACCGTTTTGATTTGTATTCCGTGAGCGATCTCATTGTACGATACCACAAAAACGTTTGCCACGGAGCCCTCGATCAGGCGCCGGACAATCAGCCTCACGTTGGGGTGCACCAGCAGCACGGGGGTATGGCCCTTCGCCAGCATGTCGTCCACGGCCCGCGAGATCGCGGCGATCATCTTCTGGACCTCGCGCGGGTCCATGTTCAGCTGCCAGCCCCGGGCCAGGTCTCCATCCATGCTCGCCATGATCTTCTGCTCCCAGTTCGGCGAGAGGGTCGCTGCCGTGATCACGCCGTCCTCCCCCTGGATCTTGAGCGAGATCAGCCGAGACAGGGACTCGCGCGCCCGCTCCGTCAGGAAGTCCACGCTCCGGGACAGCTTGCCGTAATCCGCCAGGGCCTCGAAGATCGTCACGAGGTCGCGAATGGGAATTTGCTCCTTGATGAGGTTCTGCAGCACCTTCTGGATCTCCCCGAGCGACAGGGAGGCCAGGAGCTCCTCCACGACGGCCGGGGCGCTCTCCTTGACCATATCCGTGAGCTTCTGGACCTCCTGACGGGTCAGAAGATCGGCCCCATTCCTCCTGATGACCTCCGACAGGTGGGTCGCCAGCACGGACGGCGCGTCCACGACCGTATAGCCCATGGCCTCGGCCTTGTCCCTGAGGTCCGGGGATATCCAGAGCGCCGGCAGCCCAAACGCGGGCTCCTTCGTCGGGATCCCGATCAGGTCCTCCTCCACCCCGCCCGTGTTCATCGCCAGATAGTGGTCCGGCAGCAGCTCGCCCCGTCCGGCCTCGGCCCCCTTGACCCTGAGGACGTACTCCGTCGGCTTTATCTGGATGTTGTCGCGGATGCGGATGGGGGGGACGACGACGCCAAGCTCCACGGCCATCTGCTTCCGTATGGTCCCGATGCGTTCCAGCATGTCGCCGCCCTGGGCCGGATCCACCAGCGGGATGATCGCGTACCCTATTTCGGCCTCCATGGGATCGACGGTCAGGAGGCGCATGACGTCCTCCGGCGAAGCCGGCGCGGGACTGCCCTCGCCCCCCGCCTGCGGCGCACCGCCCCCGCCCCCCCCCGGGCATCGGCGCCCCTCCGGCTTGCGGCGTACCGGAGGGGCGCGCCTCCCCACCCTCGATCTCCTGCGCCGTCCCCTCCCGCGCCACCATGTAGCCCATGCCCCCCATCAGGGAGGCCAGGATGACGAACGGGACCGTCGGCAATCCCGGGATCATCCCCAGGGCAAAAAGGAGGCCGGACCCGATGTAGAGGGGGCGGGGGTACTTCGTGAAGGCGACCACGATATCCTGCCCCAGGTCGGAGGCCGCGGCCGCCCGCGTCACGATGACGCCCGTGGCCGTGGAGAAGAGCAGGGCCGGAATCTGGGAGACCAGGCCGTCGCCGACGGTCATCAGGCTGTAGAGCGCGGCGGCCTTCCCCGCGGGCATCCCCCTCTGGAAGACGCCGATCGAGAGGCCGCCCACGATGTTGATCATCGTGATGATGAGGCCGGCGACGGCGTCCCCCTTGACGAACTTCGAGGCTCCGTCCATCGCCCCGTAGAAGTCGGACTCCCTCTGAATGTCCTTGCGCCGGGCCCGGGCCTCCTGGTCGTCGATGAGCCCGGAGTTCAGGTCGGCATCGATGGCCATCTGCTT
It encodes the following:
- a CDS encoding P-loop NTPase, whose translation is MNLALSDQAGDLRRLVEAQRREVHQHRGNGPRTVAVLSGKGGVGKSNLALALTCALADGGNRVVLLDADLGMANIDLLCGIGSRFNLSHVVDGSRRLDEIVVPLEENVEILPGGSGLKDLADLDDTELTGVIDSLGLLENRADIVVLDTGAGIHKGVLAFALAADTTILVTTPEPTSVRDAYGVLKSLEGASPEGKELLLVVNMANSGGEAREVAGRILTASHQFLGRSPVYLGHVLRD
- the flhF gene encoding flagellar biosynthesis protein FlhF: MRVVNQISFEAKDDADALKLAAERLGKDAVILSTRVVRVGGVLGFFQRSVLMVTAGILEEETKPKKEPRARDARDDDLARRESLIAFQKLMEFKERSSGVVPSPPPPQAESARSAYTALRGGVASSADGDSVQLSSEGLDSARRVRQEGALPVSEAQMLKDEVGALSQRLDTLMERLGVPKTQAPGPQPARADTAFRAGLPVSSSAGGPDAGEGQDIEERLRAAEVDEGIIEKLLADYGASDGSLPFGDWLASRIPCSGDGGGEAAGGRKVMFLGPTGVGKTTTIAKLAAVQALLEHRNVLLLTSDTYRIAAVDQLRTYAKILGVPLEVVFGADSFPSVLDEHPEADLVLLDTAGRAQRDRRSLEAFETLYDAFAPDAVHLVLAANMKYRDMMDVVEHVPDIPVSHLLFTKLDETVSYGAVFSVQQTLGRPVSFLTVGQNVPNDIETASGRRIADLVMSSDRGRRMA
- a CDS encoding flagellar biosynthesis protein FlhA, whose protein sequence is MGRRAPPVRRKPEGRRCPGGGGGGAPQAGGEGSPAPASPEDVMRLLTVDPMEAEIGYAIIPLVDPAQGGDMLERIGTIRKQMAVELGVVVPPIRIRDNIQIKPTEYVLRVKGAEAGRGELLPDHYLAMNTGGVEEDLIGIPTKEPAFGLPALWISPDLRDKAEAMGYTVVDAPSVLATHLSEVIRRNGADLLTRQEVQKLTDMVKESAPAVVEELLASLSLGEIQKVLQNLIKEQIPIRDLVTIFEALADYGKLSRSVDFLTERARESLSRLISLKIQGEDGVITAATLSPNWEQKIMASMDGDLARGWQLNMDPREVQKMIAAISRAVDDMLAKGHTPVLLVHPNVRLIVRRLIEGSVANVFVVSYNEIAHGIQIKTVGMVE